In a single window of the Hippoglossus hippoglossus isolate fHipHip1 chromosome 7, fHipHip1.pri, whole genome shotgun sequence genome:
- the klhl17 gene encoding kelch-like protein 17 isoform X2 produces MMEGGMQLLNRDGHSISHNSKRHYHDSFVSMNRMRQRGLLCDIVLHVSNKEIKAHKVVLASCSPYFHAMFTNEMSESRQTHVTLHDIDSQALEQLVQYAYTAEIVVGEGNVQTLLPAASLLQLNGVRDACCKFLLSQLDPSNCLGIRGFADTHSCSDLLKSAHKYVLQHFVEVSKTEEFMLLPLKQVLDLISSDNLNVPSEEEVYRSVLSWVKHDIDGRRQHVPWLMKCVRLPLLKRDFLMSNVDTELLVRHHSECKDLLIEALKYHLMPEQRGVLSNSRTRLRRCEGASPVLFAVGGGSLFAIHGDCEAYDTRTDRWHMVASMSTRRARVGVAAIGNRLYAVGGYDGTSDLATVESYDPITNSWQPEVSMGTRRSCLGVAVLHGLLYAAGGYDGASCLNSAERYDALTSTWTSIAAMSTRRRYVRVATLDSSLYAVGGYDSSSHLATVEKYDPQSNTWTAIANMLSRRSSAGVAVLDGMLYVAGGNDGTSCLNSVERFNPKTNTWEGVAPMNIRRSTHDLVSMDGWLYAVGGNDGSSSLNSIEKYNPRSNKWVAASCMFTRRSSVGVAVLELLNFPPPSSPTLSVSSTSL; encoded by the exons ATGATGGAGGGGGGCATGCAGTTGCTCAACCGCGATGGGCACAGCATCTCGCACAACTCTAAGCGCCACTACCACGACTCCTTCGTGTCCATGAACAGGATGCGACAGCGTGGCCTGCTGTGTGACATTGTGCTCCATGTCTCCAACAAAGAAATCAAGGCTCACAAAGTGGTGCTGGCATCCTGCAGCCCCTACTTCCATGCTATGTTTACCA ATGAGATGTCAGAGAGTCGACAGACCCACGTGACCCTTCATGACATCGACTCTCAGGCTTTGGAGCAGTTAGTCCAGTATGCCTACACAGCTGAGATTGTGGTCGGGGAAGGAAATGTGCAG ACGTTGCTCCCAGCAGCAagcctgctgcagctcaacgGGGTGCGGGACGCCTGCTGTAAATTCCTCCTCAGCCAGCTGGACCCCTCTAACTGCCTGGGCATCCGAGGCTTTGCtgacacacactcctgcagcgACCTGCTCAAGTCAGCACACAAGTATGTCCTGCAGCACTTTGTGGAGGTGTCCAAGACAGAAGAGTTCATGCTGCTGCCACTGAAACAG GTCCTGGACTTGATCTCCAGTGATAATCTCAATGTGCCATCTGAGGAGGAAGTGTACCGGTCCGTGTTGAGCTGGGTGAAACATGATATAGATGGACGCAGGCAACATGTGCCATGG CTGATGAAGTGTGTAAGGCTGCCACTGTTGAAGCGAGACTTTCTAATGAGCAATGTTGACACGGAGCTGCTGGTGCGTCATCATTCTGAGTGCAAGGACCTGCTGATTGAGGCCCTGAAGTACCACCTGATGCCTGAGCAGAGGGGCGTCCTCAGCAACAGCCGAACACGCTTGCGTCGCTGTGAGGGCGCCAGCCCCGTGCTCTTTGCTGTTG GCGGTGGCAGCTTGTTTGCCATCCATGGAGACTGTGAGGCTTACGACACCAGGACCGACCGCTGGCACATGGTGGCGTCCATGTCCACTCGGCGGGCACGGGTGGGCGTGGCAGCTATTGGCAACAGACTCTATGCTGTTGGAGG GTATGATGGCACCTCAGACCTTGCAACTGTGGAGTCTTACGACCCCATCACCAACTCCTGGCAGCCTGAGGTTTCCATGGGAACACGACGGAGCTGTTTGGGTGTAGCTGTACTACACGGCCTGCTGTACGCTGCAGGAGGTTATGATGGGGCTTCCTGTCTCAACAG tGCTGAGCGCTATGACGCTCTGACTAGTACATGGACCTCAATTGCTGCCATGAGCACCCGCAGAAGATATGTCCGAGTCGCAACTCTGG ATAGCAGCTTGTACGCAGTAGGAGGTTATGACAGCTCCTCACATCTCGCAACAGTGGAGAAATATGACCCGCAG AGCAACACATGGACAGCCATAGCCAACATGCTGAGTCGGCGCAGCAGTGCCGGGGTGGCCGTGCTGGACGGCATGCTGTATGTCGCGGGAGGGAATGACGGCACCAGCTGCCTGAACTCGGTGGAGCGGTTCAACCCCAAGACCAACACCTGGGAGGGAGTGGCCCCCATGAACATACGCAG GAGCACCCATGACCTGGTGTCTATGGACGGCTGGTTATACGCAGTGGGAGGCAACGATGGCAGTTCCAGTCTCAACTCCATTGAGAAGTACAACCCGCGCAGCAACAAGTGGGTCGCGGCCTCCTGCATGTTCACACGGCGCAGTAGCGTGGGCGTGGCCgtgctggagctgctgaacTTCCCACCACCCTCCTCACCCACCCTCTCGGTTTCCTCCACAAGTCTTTGA
- the klhl17 gene encoding kelch-like protein 17 isoform X3, with protein MSESRQTHVTLHDIDSQALEQLVQYAYTAEIVVGEGNVQTLLPAASLLQLNGVRDACCKFLLSQLDPSNCLGIRGFADTHSCSDLLKSAHKYVLQHFVEVSKTEEFMLLPLKQVLDLISSDNLNVPSEEEVYRSVLSWVKHDIDGRRQHVPWLMKCVRLPLLKRDFLMSNVDTELLVRHHSECKDLLIEALKYHLMPEQRGVLSNSRTRLRRCEGASPVLFAVGGGSLFAIHGDCEAYDTRTDRWHMVASMSTRRARVGVAAIGNRLYAVGGYDGTSDLATVESYDPITNSWQPEVSMGTRRSCLGVAVLHGLLYAAGGYDGASCLNSAERYDALTSTWTSIAAMSTRRRYVRVATLDSSLYAVGGYDSSSHLATVEKYDPQSNTWTAIANMLSRRSSAGVAVLDGMLYVAGGNDGTSCLNSVERFNPKTNTWEGVAPMNIRRSTHDLVSMDGWLYAVGGNDGSSSLNSIEKYNPRSNKWVAASCMFTRRSSVGVAVLELLNFPPPSSPTLSVSSTSL; from the exons ATGTCAGAGAGTCGACAGACCCACGTGACCCTTCATGACATCGACTCTCAGGCTTTGGAGCAGTTAGTCCAGTATGCCTACACAGCTGAGATTGTGGTCGGGGAAGGAAATGTGCAG ACGTTGCTCCCAGCAGCAagcctgctgcagctcaacgGGGTGCGGGACGCCTGCTGTAAATTCCTCCTCAGCCAGCTGGACCCCTCTAACTGCCTGGGCATCCGAGGCTTTGCtgacacacactcctgcagcgACCTGCTCAAGTCAGCACACAAGTATGTCCTGCAGCACTTTGTGGAGGTGTCCAAGACAGAAGAGTTCATGCTGCTGCCACTGAAACAG GTCCTGGACTTGATCTCCAGTGATAATCTCAATGTGCCATCTGAGGAGGAAGTGTACCGGTCCGTGTTGAGCTGGGTGAAACATGATATAGATGGACGCAGGCAACATGTGCCATGG CTGATGAAGTGTGTAAGGCTGCCACTGTTGAAGCGAGACTTTCTAATGAGCAATGTTGACACGGAGCTGCTGGTGCGTCATCATTCTGAGTGCAAGGACCTGCTGATTGAGGCCCTGAAGTACCACCTGATGCCTGAGCAGAGGGGCGTCCTCAGCAACAGCCGAACACGCTTGCGTCGCTGTGAGGGCGCCAGCCCCGTGCTCTTTGCTGTTG GCGGTGGCAGCTTGTTTGCCATCCATGGAGACTGTGAGGCTTACGACACCAGGACCGACCGCTGGCACATGGTGGCGTCCATGTCCACTCGGCGGGCACGGGTGGGCGTGGCAGCTATTGGCAACAGACTCTATGCTGTTGGAGG GTATGATGGCACCTCAGACCTTGCAACTGTGGAGTCTTACGACCCCATCACCAACTCCTGGCAGCCTGAGGTTTCCATGGGAACACGACGGAGCTGTTTGGGTGTAGCTGTACTACACGGCCTGCTGTACGCTGCAGGAGGTTATGATGGGGCTTCCTGTCTCAACAG tGCTGAGCGCTATGACGCTCTGACTAGTACATGGACCTCAATTGCTGCCATGAGCACCCGCAGAAGATATGTCCGAGTCGCAACTCTGG ATAGCAGCTTGTACGCAGTAGGAGGTTATGACAGCTCCTCACATCTCGCAACAGTGGAGAAATATGACCCGCAG AGCAACACATGGACAGCCATAGCCAACATGCTGAGTCGGCGCAGCAGTGCCGGGGTGGCCGTGCTGGACGGCATGCTGTATGTCGCGGGAGGGAATGACGGCACCAGCTGCCTGAACTCGGTGGAGCGGTTCAACCCCAAGACCAACACCTGGGAGGGAGTGGCCCCCATGAACATACGCAG GAGCACCCATGACCTGGTGTCTATGGACGGCTGGTTATACGCAGTGGGAGGCAACGATGGCAGTTCCAGTCTCAACTCCATTGAGAAGTACAACCCGCGCAGCAACAAGTGGGTCGCGGCCTCCTGCATGTTCACACGGCGCAGTAGCGTGGGCGTGGCCgtgctggagctgctgaacTTCCCACCACCCTCCTCACCCACCCTCTCGGTTTCCTCCACAAGTCTTTGA
- the klhl17 gene encoding kelch-like protein 17 isoform X1 has protein sequence MMEGGMQLLNRDGHSISHNSKRHYHDSFVSMNRMRQRGLLCDIVLHVSNKEIKAHKVVLASCSPYFHAMFTNADEMSESRQTHVTLHDIDSQALEQLVQYAYTAEIVVGEGNVQTLLPAASLLQLNGVRDACCKFLLSQLDPSNCLGIRGFADTHSCSDLLKSAHKYVLQHFVEVSKTEEFMLLPLKQVLDLISSDNLNVPSEEEVYRSVLSWVKHDIDGRRQHVPWLMKCVRLPLLKRDFLMSNVDTELLVRHHSECKDLLIEALKYHLMPEQRGVLSNSRTRLRRCEGASPVLFAVGGGSLFAIHGDCEAYDTRTDRWHMVASMSTRRARVGVAAIGNRLYAVGGYDGTSDLATVESYDPITNSWQPEVSMGTRRSCLGVAVLHGLLYAAGGYDGASCLNSAERYDALTSTWTSIAAMSTRRRYVRVATLDSSLYAVGGYDSSSHLATVEKYDPQSNTWTAIANMLSRRSSAGVAVLDGMLYVAGGNDGTSCLNSVERFNPKTNTWEGVAPMNIRRSTHDLVSMDGWLYAVGGNDGSSSLNSIEKYNPRSNKWVAASCMFTRRSSVGVAVLELLNFPPPSSPTLSVSSTSL, from the exons ATGATGGAGGGGGGCATGCAGTTGCTCAACCGCGATGGGCACAGCATCTCGCACAACTCTAAGCGCCACTACCACGACTCCTTCGTGTCCATGAACAGGATGCGACAGCGTGGCCTGCTGTGTGACATTGTGCTCCATGTCTCCAACAAAGAAATCAAGGCTCACAAAGTGGTGCTGGCATCCTGCAGCCCCTACTTCCATGCTATGTTTACCA ATGCAGATGAGATGTCAGAGAGTCGACAGACCCACGTGACCCTTCATGACATCGACTCTCAGGCTTTGGAGCAGTTAGTCCAGTATGCCTACACAGCTGAGATTGTGGTCGGGGAAGGAAATGTGCAG ACGTTGCTCCCAGCAGCAagcctgctgcagctcaacgGGGTGCGGGACGCCTGCTGTAAATTCCTCCTCAGCCAGCTGGACCCCTCTAACTGCCTGGGCATCCGAGGCTTTGCtgacacacactcctgcagcgACCTGCTCAAGTCAGCACACAAGTATGTCCTGCAGCACTTTGTGGAGGTGTCCAAGACAGAAGAGTTCATGCTGCTGCCACTGAAACAG GTCCTGGACTTGATCTCCAGTGATAATCTCAATGTGCCATCTGAGGAGGAAGTGTACCGGTCCGTGTTGAGCTGGGTGAAACATGATATAGATGGACGCAGGCAACATGTGCCATGG CTGATGAAGTGTGTAAGGCTGCCACTGTTGAAGCGAGACTTTCTAATGAGCAATGTTGACACGGAGCTGCTGGTGCGTCATCATTCTGAGTGCAAGGACCTGCTGATTGAGGCCCTGAAGTACCACCTGATGCCTGAGCAGAGGGGCGTCCTCAGCAACAGCCGAACACGCTTGCGTCGCTGTGAGGGCGCCAGCCCCGTGCTCTTTGCTGTTG GCGGTGGCAGCTTGTTTGCCATCCATGGAGACTGTGAGGCTTACGACACCAGGACCGACCGCTGGCACATGGTGGCGTCCATGTCCACTCGGCGGGCACGGGTGGGCGTGGCAGCTATTGGCAACAGACTCTATGCTGTTGGAGG GTATGATGGCACCTCAGACCTTGCAACTGTGGAGTCTTACGACCCCATCACCAACTCCTGGCAGCCTGAGGTTTCCATGGGAACACGACGGAGCTGTTTGGGTGTAGCTGTACTACACGGCCTGCTGTACGCTGCAGGAGGTTATGATGGGGCTTCCTGTCTCAACAG tGCTGAGCGCTATGACGCTCTGACTAGTACATGGACCTCAATTGCTGCCATGAGCACCCGCAGAAGATATGTCCGAGTCGCAACTCTGG ATAGCAGCTTGTACGCAGTAGGAGGTTATGACAGCTCCTCACATCTCGCAACAGTGGAGAAATATGACCCGCAG AGCAACACATGGACAGCCATAGCCAACATGCTGAGTCGGCGCAGCAGTGCCGGGGTGGCCGTGCTGGACGGCATGCTGTATGTCGCGGGAGGGAATGACGGCACCAGCTGCCTGAACTCGGTGGAGCGGTTCAACCCCAAGACCAACACCTGGGAGGGAGTGGCCCCCATGAACATACGCAG GAGCACCCATGACCTGGTGTCTATGGACGGCTGGTTATACGCAGTGGGAGGCAACGATGGCAGTTCCAGTCTCAACTCCATTGAGAAGTACAACCCGCGCAGCAACAAGTGGGTCGCGGCCTCCTGCATGTTCACACGGCGCAGTAGCGTGGGCGTGGCCgtgctggagctgctgaacTTCCCACCACCCTCCTCACCCACCCTCTCGGTTTCCTCCACAAGTCTTTGA
- the noc2l gene encoding nucleolar complex protein 2 homolog isoform X2, whose protein sequence is MAGKQKRKLEDLSVDEFLLSGFDSADEEENEEETPKQNGLNKKKDLSSAASENDEKKKGQASEHKDQLSRLKNKDPEFYKFLQENDKTLLNFDDTDSSDDEDEKKYHRLPTSLKEAYSDEDDEDLEDGQKGSKKSKKDEATKVTEKMIEDWKAAMKKEPTVRLFREVTQAFKAAVATTKGEGGGPCRYKVADSSVFNTLVLFCIRDIYVALQRMLNLKPNKDQKRLVLPSSSPKWQKNHIDIKMYVSGVVQLLSCLTEATVISAVLRHANQLVPYYLCLPKQCRHLVKQLLKQWSTGEETNRVLAFLALNKICRHKQEMYLNPILKQMYISYVQNCKFTSPNALPMINFMQRTLTEMYSLDTQASYQHAFIYIRQLAIHLRNAMTMKKKETYQSVYNWQFIHCLYLWCRVLGTLHPSDVLQPLIYPLCQVIIGTIKLVPSSKYYPLRMHCCRALTLLSSSTNTFVPVLPFLLEIFQQVEFNKKPGRMSKKPINFAVILKLNKVNLVEKAYKDGLIDQLYDLILEYFHTQACTIGFPELALPTVIQLKAFLKECKVANYCKPVRQLLEKVQENSSHITGRRQKTAFGVADATAVAAWEKKVQEEGTPLSRYYSQWKKLREKEIQLEISGKDRMEDLDLPEIKRKKISDKKVEDKKEFKDLFQSDSESDGDEVRFQIKGKKGRRGSDDDEDLKDLYDMSDEEGMEGGDLDDGEGDEEEYKAPQPLSSSALIKLAEGDEDVVEDLELSDED, encoded by the exons Atggcaggaaaacagaaaag aAAACTAGAAGACCTCAGTGTGGATGAGTTCCTGCTGTCAGGCTTTGACTCtgcagatgaagaggaaaatgaagagGAGACTCCCAAACAGAATGGACTCAACAAGAAGAAagatctgagctctgcagcTTCAGAGAA tgatgaaaagaagaaaggtCAGGCCTCTGAGCACAAGGATCAGCTGTCCAGGTTAAAGAACAAAGACCCAGAGTTCTACAAGTTCCTGCAAGAGAACGACAAAACGCTTCTCAACTTCGACGACACGGACAGCTCTGACgatgaggatgagaaaaagtACCATAGATTGCCAACTTCACTGAAG GAGGCATACTCTGATGAGGACGATGAAGATCTCGAGGACGGCCAGAAAGGTTCGAAGAAATCTAAGAAGGATGAGGCCACCAAAGTCACAGAGAAGATGATTGAAGACTGGAAAGCTGCGATGAAGAAGGAGCCCACGGTTCGTCTCTTCAGAGAGGTCACTCAGGCCTTTAAGGCCGCTGTAGCTACTACAAAGGGTGAAGGAGGGGGTCCGTGTCGATACAAAGTTGCAGACAGCTCAG TGTTCAACACATTGGTCCTGTTCTGTATCAGAGACATTTATGTGGCCCTGCAGAGGATGCTCAACCTGAAGCCAAATAAAGACCAGAAAAG GCTAGTGCTTCCATCCTCCAGTCCTAAGTGGCAGAAGAATCACATTGACATCAAGATGTACGTCAGTGGAGTAGTTCag CTGTTATCCTGTCTAACAGAGGCCACAGTCATCAGCGCTGTCCTGCGGCACGCCAACCAGCTCGTGCCTTATTACCTTTGCCTACCCAAACAGTGTCGCCACCTGGTTAAG CAACTGCTGAAGCAGTGGAGCACAGGGGAGGAAACAAACCGAGTTCTCGCTTTCCTGGCCCTCAACAAAATCTGCAGACACAAGCAGGAGATGTATCTGAACCCCATTCTCAAG caAATGTACATTTCCTACGTACAGAACTGCAAGTTCACATCTCCCAATGCGCTGCCCATGATCAACTTCATGCAACGCACTCTGACAGAGATGTACTCCCTGGACACACAGGCTTCCTACCAGCATGCCTTCATTTACATTCGACAGCTGGCCATCCACCTCCGAAACGCCATGACCATGaagaaaaag gAAACATACCAGTCAGTGTATAACTGGCAGTTTATCCACTGTCTGTACCTCTGGTGTCGTGTGCTCGGCACCCTGCACCCCAGTGATGTCCTCCAGCCTCTCATCTATCCACTCTGCCAGGTCATAATTGGAACCATCAA ATTGGTGCCCTCCTCAAAGTATTACCCTCTGAGGATGCACTGTTGCAGAGCCCTCACGCTGCTGTCGAGCAGCACCAACACATTTGTACCTGTGCTGCCTTTCCTCCTGGAG ATCTTCCAACAAGTCGAATTTAACAAGAAGCCCGGACGAATGAGCAAGAAACCCATCAACTTTGCAGTCATCCTGAAGCTGAACAAAGTCAACCTGGTGGAGAAAGCCTACAAG GACGGACTGATTGACCAGCTGTATGACCTGATACTGGAATATTTCCACACTCAAGCTTGCACCATTGGCTTCCCAGAACTCGCCCTCCCCACCGTCATTCAG CTGAAAGCGTTCCTGAAGGAATGCAAAGTGGCCAATTACTGCAAGCCGGTGCGCCAGCTACTGGAGAAGGTACAGGAGAACAGCAGCCACATCACAGGACGGAGACAGAAGACCGCCTTCGGAGTGGCCGATGCTACCGctgtg GCGGCCTGGGAGAAGAAGGTCCAGGAGGAGGGGACTCCTCTCAGCAGGTACTACAGCCAGTGGAAGAAGCTGAGGGAGAAGGAGATCCAGCTAGAAATCTCTGGCAAAGACAGG ATGGAGGATCTGGACCTCCCTGAGATCAAACGTAAGAAGATTTCGGACAAAAAAGTAGAGGACAAGAAAGAGTTCAAGGATCTGTTTCAGTCTGACAGCGAATCAGATGGAGATGAAGTACGGTTCCAAATTAAAG gtAAAAAGGGCAGGCGTGGgtcagatgatgatgaggatctTAAAGACTTGTATGACATGAGCGATGAAGAAGGAATGGAGGGAGGAGACTTGG ATGACGGTGAAGGGGATGAAGAGGAATATAAGGCTCCTCAGCCACTGTCCTCCTCCGCTCTGATAAAGCTGGCAGAGGGAGACGAGGATGTGGTGGAGGACCTGGAGCTGTCTGATGAAGACTGA
- the noc2l gene encoding nucleolar complex protein 2 homolog isoform X1 has product MAGKQKRKLEDLSVDEFLLSGFDSADEEENEEETPKQNGLNKKKDLSSAASENDEKKKGQASEHKDQLSRLKNKDPEFYKFLQENDKTLLNFDDTDSSDDEDEKKYHRLPTSLKEAYSDEDDEDLEDGQKGSKKSKKDEATKVTEKMIEDWKAAMKKEPTVRLFREVTQAFKAAVATTKGEGGGPCRYKVADSSVFNTLVLFCIRDIYVALQRMLNLKPNKDQKRLVLPSSSPKWQKNHIDIKMYVSGVVQLLSCLTEATVISAVLRHANQLVPYYLCLPKQCRHLVKQLLKQWSTGEETNRVLAFLALNKICRHKQEMYLNPILKQMYISYVQNCKFTSPNALPMINFMQRTLTEMYSLDTQASYQHAFIYIRQLAIHLRNAMTMKKKETYQSVYNWQFIHCLYLWCRVLGTLHPSDVLQPLIYPLCQVIIGTIKLVPSSKYYPLRMHCCRALTLLSSSTNTFVPVLPFLLEIFQQVEFNKKPGRMSKKPINFAVILKLNKVNLVEKAYKDGLIDQLYDLILEYFHTQACTIGFPELALPTVIQLKAFLKECKVANYCKPVRQLLEKVQENSSHITGRRQKTAFGVADATAVAAWEKKVQEEGTPLSRYYSQWKKLREKEIQLEISGKDRMEDLDLPEIKRKKISDKKVEDKKEFKDLFQSDSESDGDEVRFQIKGKKGRRGSDDDEDLKDLYDMSDEEGMEGGDLDDDGEGDEEEYKAPQPLSSSALIKLAEGDEDVVEDLELSDED; this is encoded by the exons Atggcaggaaaacagaaaag aAAACTAGAAGACCTCAGTGTGGATGAGTTCCTGCTGTCAGGCTTTGACTCtgcagatgaagaggaaaatgaagagGAGACTCCCAAACAGAATGGACTCAACAAGAAGAAagatctgagctctgcagcTTCAGAGAA tgatgaaaagaagaaaggtCAGGCCTCTGAGCACAAGGATCAGCTGTCCAGGTTAAAGAACAAAGACCCAGAGTTCTACAAGTTCCTGCAAGAGAACGACAAAACGCTTCTCAACTTCGACGACACGGACAGCTCTGACgatgaggatgagaaaaagtACCATAGATTGCCAACTTCACTGAAG GAGGCATACTCTGATGAGGACGATGAAGATCTCGAGGACGGCCAGAAAGGTTCGAAGAAATCTAAGAAGGATGAGGCCACCAAAGTCACAGAGAAGATGATTGAAGACTGGAAAGCTGCGATGAAGAAGGAGCCCACGGTTCGTCTCTTCAGAGAGGTCACTCAGGCCTTTAAGGCCGCTGTAGCTACTACAAAGGGTGAAGGAGGGGGTCCGTGTCGATACAAAGTTGCAGACAGCTCAG TGTTCAACACATTGGTCCTGTTCTGTATCAGAGACATTTATGTGGCCCTGCAGAGGATGCTCAACCTGAAGCCAAATAAAGACCAGAAAAG GCTAGTGCTTCCATCCTCCAGTCCTAAGTGGCAGAAGAATCACATTGACATCAAGATGTACGTCAGTGGAGTAGTTCag CTGTTATCCTGTCTAACAGAGGCCACAGTCATCAGCGCTGTCCTGCGGCACGCCAACCAGCTCGTGCCTTATTACCTTTGCCTACCCAAACAGTGTCGCCACCTGGTTAAG CAACTGCTGAAGCAGTGGAGCACAGGGGAGGAAACAAACCGAGTTCTCGCTTTCCTGGCCCTCAACAAAATCTGCAGACACAAGCAGGAGATGTATCTGAACCCCATTCTCAAG caAATGTACATTTCCTACGTACAGAACTGCAAGTTCACATCTCCCAATGCGCTGCCCATGATCAACTTCATGCAACGCACTCTGACAGAGATGTACTCCCTGGACACACAGGCTTCCTACCAGCATGCCTTCATTTACATTCGACAGCTGGCCATCCACCTCCGAAACGCCATGACCATGaagaaaaag gAAACATACCAGTCAGTGTATAACTGGCAGTTTATCCACTGTCTGTACCTCTGGTGTCGTGTGCTCGGCACCCTGCACCCCAGTGATGTCCTCCAGCCTCTCATCTATCCACTCTGCCAGGTCATAATTGGAACCATCAA ATTGGTGCCCTCCTCAAAGTATTACCCTCTGAGGATGCACTGTTGCAGAGCCCTCACGCTGCTGTCGAGCAGCACCAACACATTTGTACCTGTGCTGCCTTTCCTCCTGGAG ATCTTCCAACAAGTCGAATTTAACAAGAAGCCCGGACGAATGAGCAAGAAACCCATCAACTTTGCAGTCATCCTGAAGCTGAACAAAGTCAACCTGGTGGAGAAAGCCTACAAG GACGGACTGATTGACCAGCTGTATGACCTGATACTGGAATATTTCCACACTCAAGCTTGCACCATTGGCTTCCCAGAACTCGCCCTCCCCACCGTCATTCAG CTGAAAGCGTTCCTGAAGGAATGCAAAGTGGCCAATTACTGCAAGCCGGTGCGCCAGCTACTGGAGAAGGTACAGGAGAACAGCAGCCACATCACAGGACGGAGACAGAAGACCGCCTTCGGAGTGGCCGATGCTACCGctgtg GCGGCCTGGGAGAAGAAGGTCCAGGAGGAGGGGACTCCTCTCAGCAGGTACTACAGCCAGTGGAAGAAGCTGAGGGAGAAGGAGATCCAGCTAGAAATCTCTGGCAAAGACAGG ATGGAGGATCTGGACCTCCCTGAGATCAAACGTAAGAAGATTTCGGACAAAAAAGTAGAGGACAAGAAAGAGTTCAAGGATCTGTTTCAGTCTGACAGCGAATCAGATGGAGATGAAGTACGGTTCCAAATTAAAG gtAAAAAGGGCAGGCGTGGgtcagatgatgatgaggatctTAAAGACTTGTATGACATGAGCGATGAAGAAGGAATGGAGGGAGGAGACTTGG ATGATGACGGTGAAGGGGATGAAGAGGAATATAAGGCTCCTCAGCCACTGTCCTCCTCCGCTCTGATAAAGCTGGCAGAGGGAGACGAGGATGTGGTGGAGGACCTGGAGCTGTCTGATGAAGACTGA